A portion of the Lolium rigidum isolate FL_2022 chromosome 1, APGP_CSIRO_Lrig_0.1, whole genome shotgun sequence genome contains these proteins:
- the LOC124691322 gene encoding uncharacterized protein LOC124691322: protein MQILHSVRRLLRRPGVATSPVPMHRLSSTSRPLLSFVASAWPHSALARRDFPLTVAPNPALHLISGFSHGSRCMASASGAKGYKSGKPGRRSLISSINNHSAISQGMKKVEARGTSLEVRRRPTKERKWAVVLSNDEEDVSPVEILPKSTHRDGSLYNTSTHVWKRNYRVADRSETRVEPMMLSNPTNCTIRNGRCTQHVPRHMLQCFSIKLAKLFVDSGPVELYGYIAVRDGLDPLLNYVVNLSRDDPIIVEQGSLIKMSGPKRGIDMYNVILIEYDMRIKTGEKEDDDLQLIDGISIIEDMGGIWNCAFTTRIAGDHGEIDFTSSRVRRAVEATVEVTISQVQSSFDLCLRCFIGGFDEEIRLFDGAIGESRGLKRSVIALGEGSTMDLKFRIGAESSAGSAEHGCSFKADTHGHATRDIKTGFGLISVKVTWSTLIHGF, encoded by the exons ATGCAAATCCTTCACTCGGTTCGTCGTCTACTCCGACGACCCGGCGTCGCCACCTCTCCTGTCCCAATGCACCGTCTCTCCTCTACCTCGCGACCTCTCCTCTCTTTCGTGGCCTCTGCTTGGCCTCACTCTGCGCTTGCACGCCGAGATTTCCCACTCACGGTGGCTCCAAATCCGGCTCTCCATCTTATTTCTGG ATTTTCTCATGGATCTCGGTGTATGGCCAGTGCCAGTGGAGCGAAAGGTTATAAGTCTGGTAAACCAGGTAGGCGATCGCTTATCTCATCTATCAACAATCACTCTGCCATCAGCCAAGGCATGAAAAAGGTAGAGGCAAGGGGCACATCATTGGAGGTTAGAAGGAGGCCAACCAAGGAGCGCAAGTGGGCAGTGGTACTCAGtaatgatgaagaagatgtcagCCCTGTGGAAATTCTTCCAAAAAGCACACACCGTGATGGTTCTCTGTATAACACGAGCACTCATGTATGGAAAAGAAACTATCGGGTTGCGGACCGTAGTGAGA CTCGGGTGGAGCCTATGATGTTATCAAATCCCACAAATTGCACCATCCGTAATGGAAGATGCACTCAGCATGTTCCGCGTCACATGTTGCAGTGTTTTTCAATAAAGTTGGCTAAACTTTTTGTGGATAGTGGCCCAGTGGAGTTGTATGGATACATAGCAGTGCGGGATGGTCTGGATCCATTGCTTAATTATGTTGTCAATTTAAGCAGGGATGATCCCATCATCGTGGAGCAG GGTTCCCTCATCAAGATGTCTGGCCCTAAGAGAGGGATAGATATGTATAACGTTATTCTAATCGAATATGACATGAGGATCAAGACAGGCGAAAAAGAAGATGATGATCTACAGCTGATCGATGGTATATCGATCATAGAGGACATGGGTGGAATATGGAATTGTGCATTCACGACACGCATCGCTGGCGATCATGGTGAAATTGACTTTACTTCATCACGTGTTCGTCGTGCAGTTGAGGCAACCGTAGAAGTTACCATATCACAAGTGCAAAGCAGCTTCGATCTGTGTCTCCGTTGTTTCATCGGTGGCTTTGATGAAGAAATCCGGCTCTTTGATGGTGCCATTGGTGAGTCGCGTGGCTTAAAGAGGTCTGTCATTGCTCTAGGGGAGGGTTCCACTATGGATTTGAAGTTCAGGATAGGCGCGGAGTCATCTGCTGGTTCTGCTGAACATGGTTGTTCCTTCAAGGCGGACACACATGGGCATGCTACTCGAGACATAAAGACTGGTTTCGGGTTGATCTCAGTGAAGGTAACTTGGTCGACTTTGATTCACGGGTTCTAG